The following coding sequences lie in one Saccopteryx bilineata isolate mSacBil1 chromosome 5, mSacBil1_pri_phased_curated, whole genome shotgun sequence genomic window:
- the FGFR3 gene encoding fibroblast growth factor receptor 3 isoform X7, which yields MGALAWALAFCVALAVGTRAASGPPGADQRVVRRVTAVPGPEPSQQEQLVFGSGDTVELSCHSPAGGPTGPTVWVKDGAGLAPSDRVLVGLQRLQVLNASHEDSGAYSCRHRLTQHALCHFTVRVTDAPSSGDDEDGEDEAEDAGAPYWTRPERMDKKLLAVPAANTVRFRCPAAGNPTPSISWLKNGKEFRGEHRIGGIKLRHQQWSLVMESVVPSDRGNYTCVVQNKFGSIRQTYTLDVLERSPHRPILQAGLPANQTAVLGSDVEFHCKVYSDAQPHIQWLKHVEVNGSKVGPDGTPYVTVLKTAGANTTDKELEVLSLRNVTFEDAGEYTCLAGNSIGFSHHSAWLVVLPAEEELVEAGEAGSVYAGVLSYGVGFLLFILVVAAVTLCRLHSPPKKGLAPAVHKVSRFPLKRQQVSLESNSSMNSNTPLVRIARLSSGEGPTLANVSELELPADPKWELPRARLTLGKPLGEGCFGQVVMAEAIGIDKDRATKPVTVAVKMLKDDATDKDLSDLVSEMEMMKMIGKHKNIINLLGACTQGGPLYVLVEYAAKGNLREYLRARRPPGTDYSFDTCKLPEEQLTFKDLVSCAYQVARGMEYLASQKCIHRDLAARNVLVTEDKVMKIADFGLARDVHNLDYYKKTTNGRLPVKWMAPEALFDRVYTHQSDVWSFGVLLWEIFTLGGSPYPGIPVEELFKLLKEGHRMDKPANCTHDLYMIMRECWHAVPSQRPTFKQLVEDLDRILTVTSTDEYLDLSVPFEQYSPGGQDTPSSSSSGDDSVFAHDLLPPAPPSSSGSLQT from the exons ATGGGCGCTCTGGCTTGGGCTCTCGCTTTCTGCGTGGCCTTGGCGGTCGGGACCCGCGCCGCCTCGGGGCCCCCGGGCGCAGATCAGCGCGTCGTGCGGAGAGTGACAG CGGTCCCGGGACCTGAGCCCAGCCAGCAGGAGCAGCTGGTCTTTGGCAGTGGGGACACCGTGGAGCTGAGCTGCCACTCGCCTGCAGGTGGTCCCACAGGACCCACTGTCTGGGTTAAGGACGGGGCAGGGCTGGCACCCTCGGACCGAGTCCTGGTGGGGCTGCAGCGGCTGCAGGTGCTCAACGCCTCCCACGAGGACTCCGGGGCCTACAGCTGCCGGCACAGGCTCACTCAGCATGCTCTGTGCCACTTCACCGTGCGCGTAACAG ATGCTCCGTCCTCGGGAGATGACGAAGATGGGGAGGACGAGGCAGAAGACGCAG GGGCCCCTTACTGGACACGGCCCGAGCGGATGGACAAGAAGCTGCTCGCTGTGCCTGCCGCCAACACCGTTCGCTTCCGCTGCCCGGCCGCCGGCAACCCCACCCCGTCCATCTCCTGGCTGAAGAACGGCAAGGAGTTCCGGGGCGAACACCGCATCGGGGGCATCAAG CTGCGCCACCAGCAGTGGAGCCTGGTCATGGAGAGTGTGGTGCCTTCGGACCGCGGCAACTACACGTGTGTCGTGCAGAACAAGTTCGGCAGCATCCGGCAGACCTACACCCTGGACGTGCTGG AGCGCTCTCCGCACCGGCCCATCCTGCAGGCGGGGCTGCCGGCCAACCAGACGGCGGTGCTGGGCAGCGACGTGGAGTTTCACTGCAAAGTGTACAGCGACGCCCAGCCCCACATCCAGTGGCTCAAGCACGTGGAGGTGAACGGCAGCAAAGTGGGGCCCGACGGCACGCCCTACGTCACCGTGCTCAAG ACGGCGGGCGCTAACACCACCGACAAGGAGCTAGAGGTTCTGTCCTTGCGCAATGTCACCTTTGAGGACGCGGGGGAGTACACATGTCTGGCGGGCAATTCTATCGGGTTTTCCCATCACTCTGCGTGGCTGGTGGTGCTGCCAG CCGAGGAGGAGCTGGTGGAGGCTGGCGAGGCTGGCAGCGTGTACGCAGGCGTCCTCAGCTACGGGGTGGGCTTCCTGCTCTTCATCCTGGTGGTGGCCGCCGTGACACTCTGCCGCCTGCACAGTCCCCCCAAGAAGGGCCTGGCGCCCGCCGTGCACAAGGTCTCCCGCTTCCCGCTGAAGCGACAG CAGGTGTCCTTGGAGTCCAACTCATCCATGAACTCCAACACGCCGCTGGTGCGAATTGCCCGGCTGTCCTCGGGGGAGGGCCCCACTCTGGCCAACGTCTCTGAGCTGGAGCTGCCTGCAGACCCCAAGTGGGAGCTGCCCCGAGCCCG GCTGACCCTGGGCAAGCCCCTTGGGGAGGGCTGCTTCGGCCAGGTGGTCATGGCGGAGGCCATTGGCATTGACAAGGACCGGGCCACCAAGCCTGTCACTGTAGCTGTGAAGATGCTGAAAG ATGATGCCACAGACAAGGACCTCTCCGACCTGGTGTCAGAGATGGAGATGATGAAGATGATTGGGAAGCACAAGAACATCATCAACCTGCTGGGCGCCTGCACGCAGGGCG GGCCCCTGTATGTGCTTGTGGAGTACGCGGCCAAGGGCAACTTGCGGGAGTACCTGCGAGCCAGGCGGCCCCCGGGCACAGACTACTCCTTCGACACCTGCAAGCTGCCCGAGGAGCAGCTCACCTTCAAGGACCTGGTGTCCTGTGCCTACCAGGTGGCGCGGGGCATGGAGTACCTGGCCTCGCAGaag tgcatcCACAGGGATCTGGCAGCCCGCAATGTGCTGGTGACCGAAGACAAGGTGATGAAGATCGCAGATTTCGGCTTGGCTCGTGACGTGCATAATCTTGACTACTACAAAAAGACCACCAAT GGCCGGCTGCCCGTGAAGTGGATGGCGCCCGAGGCCTTGTTTGACCGAGTCTACACCCATCAGAGCGATGT CTGGTCCTTTGGTGTCCTGCTCTGGGAGATCTTCACACTGGGGGGCTCGCCGTACCCCGGCATCCCTGTGGAGGAGCTTTTCAAGCTGCTGAAGGAAGGTCACCGCATGGACAAGCCGGCCAACTGCACACATGACCT GTACATGATCATGCGAGAGTGCTGGCACGCCGTGCCCTCGCAGAGACCCACCTTCAAGCAGCTGGTGGAGGACCTAGACCGCATCCTCACTGTGACCTCCACCGAC GAGTACCTGGACCTGTCGGTGCCCTTTGAGCAGTACTCACCGGGCGGCCAGGACACCCCCAGCTCCAGCTCCTCGGGGGACGACTCTGTGTTTGCCCATGACCTGCTGCCCCCGGCCCCACCCAGCAGCAGCGGGAGCCTGCAGACGTGA
- the FGFR3 gene encoding fibroblast growth factor receptor 3 isoform X2, with product MGALAWALAFCVALAVGTRAASGPPGADQRVVRRVTAVPGPEPSQQEQLVFGSGDTVELSCHSPAGGPTGPTVWVKDGAGLAPSDRVLVGLQRLQVLNASHEDSGAYSCRHRLTQHALCHFTVRVTDAPSSGDDEDGEDEAEDAAGAPYWTRPERMDKKLLAVPAANTVRFRCPAAGNPTPSISWLKNGKEFRGEHRIGGIKLRHQQWSLVMESVVPSDRGNYTCVVQNKFGSIRQTYTLDVLERSPHRPILQAGLPANQTAVLGSDVEFHCKVYSDAQPHIQWLKHVEVNGSKVGPDGTPYVTVLKSWISESVEADARLRLANVSERDGGEYLCRASNFIGVSEKAFWLRVHGPRAAEEELVEAGEAGSVYAGVLSYGVGFLLFILVVAAVTLCRLHSPPKKGLAPAVHKVSRFPLKRQVSLESNSSMNSNTPLVRIARLSSGEGPTLANVSELELPADPKWELPRARLTLGKPLGEGCFGQVVMAEAIGIDKDRATKPVTVAVKMLKDDATDKDLSDLVSEMEMMKMIGKHKNIINLLGACTQGGPLYVLVEYAAKGNLREYLRARRPPGTDYSFDTCKLPEEQLTFKDLVSCAYQVARGMEYLASQKCIHRDLAARNVLVTEDKVMKIADFGLARDVHNLDYYKKTTNGRLPVKWMAPEALFDRVYTHQSDVWSFGVLLWEIFTLGGSPYPGIPVEELFKLLKEGHRMDKPANCTHDLYMIMRECWHAVPSQRPTFKQLVEDLDRILTVTSTDEYLDLSVPFEQYSPGGQDTPSSSSSGDDSVFAHDLLPPAPPSSSGSLQT from the exons ATGGGCGCTCTGGCTTGGGCTCTCGCTTTCTGCGTGGCCTTGGCGGTCGGGACCCGCGCCGCCTCGGGGCCCCCGGGCGCAGATCAGCGCGTCGTGCGGAGAGTGACAG CGGTCCCGGGACCTGAGCCCAGCCAGCAGGAGCAGCTGGTCTTTGGCAGTGGGGACACCGTGGAGCTGAGCTGCCACTCGCCTGCAGGTGGTCCCACAGGACCCACTGTCTGGGTTAAGGACGGGGCAGGGCTGGCACCCTCGGACCGAGTCCTGGTGGGGCTGCAGCGGCTGCAGGTGCTCAACGCCTCCCACGAGGACTCCGGGGCCTACAGCTGCCGGCACAGGCTCACTCAGCATGCTCTGTGCCACTTCACCGTGCGCGTAACAG ATGCTCCGTCCTCGGGAGATGACGAAGATGGGGAGGACGAGGCAGAAGACGCAG CAGGGGCCCCTTACTGGACACGGCCCGAGCGGATGGACAAGAAGCTGCTCGCTGTGCCTGCCGCCAACACCGTTCGCTTCCGCTGCCCGGCCGCCGGCAACCCCACCCCGTCCATCTCCTGGCTGAAGAACGGCAAGGAGTTCCGGGGCGAACACCGCATCGGGGGCATCAAG CTGCGCCACCAGCAGTGGAGCCTGGTCATGGAGAGTGTGGTGCCTTCGGACCGCGGCAACTACACGTGTGTCGTGCAGAACAAGTTCGGCAGCATCCGGCAGACCTACACCCTGGACGTGCTGG AGCGCTCTCCGCACCGGCCCATCCTGCAGGCGGGGCTGCCGGCCAACCAGACGGCGGTGCTGGGCAGCGACGTGGAGTTTCACTGCAAAGTGTACAGCGACGCCCAGCCCCACATCCAGTGGCTCAAGCACGTGGAGGTGAACGGCAGCAAAGTGGGGCCCGACGGCACGCCCTACGTCACCGTGCTCAAG TCCTGGATCAGTGAGAGTGTGGAGGCCGACGCGCGCCTCCGCCTGGCCAATGTGTCCGAGCGCGACGGGGGCGAGTACCTCTGTCGAGCCTCCAATTTCATAGGCGTGTCTGAGAAGGCCTTTTGGCTGCGTGTTCACGGGCCCCGAGCAG CCGAGGAGGAGCTGGTGGAGGCTGGCGAGGCTGGCAGCGTGTACGCAGGCGTCCTCAGCTACGGGGTGGGCTTCCTGCTCTTCATCCTGGTGGTGGCCGCCGTGACACTCTGCCGCCTGCACAGTCCCCCCAAGAAGGGCCTGGCGCCCGCCGTGCACAAGGTCTCCCGCTTCCCGCTGAAGCGACAG GTGTCCTTGGAGTCCAACTCATCCATGAACTCCAACACGCCGCTGGTGCGAATTGCCCGGCTGTCCTCGGGGGAGGGCCCCACTCTGGCCAACGTCTCTGAGCTGGAGCTGCCTGCAGACCCCAAGTGGGAGCTGCCCCGAGCCCG GCTGACCCTGGGCAAGCCCCTTGGGGAGGGCTGCTTCGGCCAGGTGGTCATGGCGGAGGCCATTGGCATTGACAAGGACCGGGCCACCAAGCCTGTCACTGTAGCTGTGAAGATGCTGAAAG ATGATGCCACAGACAAGGACCTCTCCGACCTGGTGTCAGAGATGGAGATGATGAAGATGATTGGGAAGCACAAGAACATCATCAACCTGCTGGGCGCCTGCACGCAGGGCG GGCCCCTGTATGTGCTTGTGGAGTACGCGGCCAAGGGCAACTTGCGGGAGTACCTGCGAGCCAGGCGGCCCCCGGGCACAGACTACTCCTTCGACACCTGCAAGCTGCCCGAGGAGCAGCTCACCTTCAAGGACCTGGTGTCCTGTGCCTACCAGGTGGCGCGGGGCATGGAGTACCTGGCCTCGCAGaag tgcatcCACAGGGATCTGGCAGCCCGCAATGTGCTGGTGACCGAAGACAAGGTGATGAAGATCGCAGATTTCGGCTTGGCTCGTGACGTGCATAATCTTGACTACTACAAAAAGACCACCAAT GGCCGGCTGCCCGTGAAGTGGATGGCGCCCGAGGCCTTGTTTGACCGAGTCTACACCCATCAGAGCGATGT CTGGTCCTTTGGTGTCCTGCTCTGGGAGATCTTCACACTGGGGGGCTCGCCGTACCCCGGCATCCCTGTGGAGGAGCTTTTCAAGCTGCTGAAGGAAGGTCACCGCATGGACAAGCCGGCCAACTGCACACATGACCT GTACATGATCATGCGAGAGTGCTGGCACGCCGTGCCCTCGCAGAGACCCACCTTCAAGCAGCTGGTGGAGGACCTAGACCGCATCCTCACTGTGACCTCCACCGAC GAGTACCTGGACCTGTCGGTGCCCTTTGAGCAGTACTCACCGGGCGGCCAGGACACCCCCAGCTCCAGCTCCTCGGGGGACGACTCTGTGTTTGCCCATGACCTGCTGCCCCCGGCCCCACCCAGCAGCAGCGGGAGCCTGCAGACGTGA
- the FGFR3 gene encoding fibroblast growth factor receptor 3 isoform X3 produces the protein MGALAWALAFCVALAVGTRAASGPPGADQRVVRRVTAVPGPEPSQQEQLVFGSGDTVELSCHSPAGGPTGPTVWVKDGAGLAPSDRVLVGLQRLQVLNASHEDSGAYSCRHRLTQHALCHFTVRVTDAPSSGDDEDGEDEAEDAGAPYWTRPERMDKKLLAVPAANTVRFRCPAAGNPTPSISWLKNGKEFRGEHRIGGIKLRHQQWSLVMESVVPSDRGNYTCVVQNKFGSIRQTYTLDVLERSPHRPILQAGLPANQTAVLGSDVEFHCKVYSDAQPHIQWLKHVEVNGSKVGPDGTPYVTVLKSWISESVEADARLRLANVSERDGGEYLCRASNFIGVSEKAFWLRVHGPRAAEEELVEAGEAGSVYAGVLSYGVGFLLFILVVAAVTLCRLHSPPKKGLAPAVHKVSRFPLKRQQVSLESNSSMNSNTPLVRIARLSSGEGPTLANVSELELPADPKWELPRARLTLGKPLGEGCFGQVVMAEAIGIDKDRATKPVTVAVKMLKDDATDKDLSDLVSEMEMMKMIGKHKNIINLLGACTQGGPLYVLVEYAAKGNLREYLRARRPPGTDYSFDTCKLPEEQLTFKDLVSCAYQVARGMEYLASQKCIHRDLAARNVLVTEDKVMKIADFGLARDVHNLDYYKKTTNGRLPVKWMAPEALFDRVYTHQSDVWSFGVLLWEIFTLGGSPYPGIPVEELFKLLKEGHRMDKPANCTHDLYMIMRECWHAVPSQRPTFKQLVEDLDRILTVTSTDEYLDLSVPFEQYSPGGQDTPSSSSSGDDSVFAHDLLPPAPPSSSGSLQT, from the exons ATGGGCGCTCTGGCTTGGGCTCTCGCTTTCTGCGTGGCCTTGGCGGTCGGGACCCGCGCCGCCTCGGGGCCCCCGGGCGCAGATCAGCGCGTCGTGCGGAGAGTGACAG CGGTCCCGGGACCTGAGCCCAGCCAGCAGGAGCAGCTGGTCTTTGGCAGTGGGGACACCGTGGAGCTGAGCTGCCACTCGCCTGCAGGTGGTCCCACAGGACCCACTGTCTGGGTTAAGGACGGGGCAGGGCTGGCACCCTCGGACCGAGTCCTGGTGGGGCTGCAGCGGCTGCAGGTGCTCAACGCCTCCCACGAGGACTCCGGGGCCTACAGCTGCCGGCACAGGCTCACTCAGCATGCTCTGTGCCACTTCACCGTGCGCGTAACAG ATGCTCCGTCCTCGGGAGATGACGAAGATGGGGAGGACGAGGCAGAAGACGCAG GGGCCCCTTACTGGACACGGCCCGAGCGGATGGACAAGAAGCTGCTCGCTGTGCCTGCCGCCAACACCGTTCGCTTCCGCTGCCCGGCCGCCGGCAACCCCACCCCGTCCATCTCCTGGCTGAAGAACGGCAAGGAGTTCCGGGGCGAACACCGCATCGGGGGCATCAAG CTGCGCCACCAGCAGTGGAGCCTGGTCATGGAGAGTGTGGTGCCTTCGGACCGCGGCAACTACACGTGTGTCGTGCAGAACAAGTTCGGCAGCATCCGGCAGACCTACACCCTGGACGTGCTGG AGCGCTCTCCGCACCGGCCCATCCTGCAGGCGGGGCTGCCGGCCAACCAGACGGCGGTGCTGGGCAGCGACGTGGAGTTTCACTGCAAAGTGTACAGCGACGCCCAGCCCCACATCCAGTGGCTCAAGCACGTGGAGGTGAACGGCAGCAAAGTGGGGCCCGACGGCACGCCCTACGTCACCGTGCTCAAG TCCTGGATCAGTGAGAGTGTGGAGGCCGACGCGCGCCTCCGCCTGGCCAATGTGTCCGAGCGCGACGGGGGCGAGTACCTCTGTCGAGCCTCCAATTTCATAGGCGTGTCTGAGAAGGCCTTTTGGCTGCGTGTTCACGGGCCCCGAGCAG CCGAGGAGGAGCTGGTGGAGGCTGGCGAGGCTGGCAGCGTGTACGCAGGCGTCCTCAGCTACGGGGTGGGCTTCCTGCTCTTCATCCTGGTGGTGGCCGCCGTGACACTCTGCCGCCTGCACAGTCCCCCCAAGAAGGGCCTGGCGCCCGCCGTGCACAAGGTCTCCCGCTTCCCGCTGAAGCGACAG CAGGTGTCCTTGGAGTCCAACTCATCCATGAACTCCAACACGCCGCTGGTGCGAATTGCCCGGCTGTCCTCGGGGGAGGGCCCCACTCTGGCCAACGTCTCTGAGCTGGAGCTGCCTGCAGACCCCAAGTGGGAGCTGCCCCGAGCCCG GCTGACCCTGGGCAAGCCCCTTGGGGAGGGCTGCTTCGGCCAGGTGGTCATGGCGGAGGCCATTGGCATTGACAAGGACCGGGCCACCAAGCCTGTCACTGTAGCTGTGAAGATGCTGAAAG ATGATGCCACAGACAAGGACCTCTCCGACCTGGTGTCAGAGATGGAGATGATGAAGATGATTGGGAAGCACAAGAACATCATCAACCTGCTGGGCGCCTGCACGCAGGGCG GGCCCCTGTATGTGCTTGTGGAGTACGCGGCCAAGGGCAACTTGCGGGAGTACCTGCGAGCCAGGCGGCCCCCGGGCACAGACTACTCCTTCGACACCTGCAAGCTGCCCGAGGAGCAGCTCACCTTCAAGGACCTGGTGTCCTGTGCCTACCAGGTGGCGCGGGGCATGGAGTACCTGGCCTCGCAGaag tgcatcCACAGGGATCTGGCAGCCCGCAATGTGCTGGTGACCGAAGACAAGGTGATGAAGATCGCAGATTTCGGCTTGGCTCGTGACGTGCATAATCTTGACTACTACAAAAAGACCACCAAT GGCCGGCTGCCCGTGAAGTGGATGGCGCCCGAGGCCTTGTTTGACCGAGTCTACACCCATCAGAGCGATGT CTGGTCCTTTGGTGTCCTGCTCTGGGAGATCTTCACACTGGGGGGCTCGCCGTACCCCGGCATCCCTGTGGAGGAGCTTTTCAAGCTGCTGAAGGAAGGTCACCGCATGGACAAGCCGGCCAACTGCACACATGACCT GTACATGATCATGCGAGAGTGCTGGCACGCCGTGCCCTCGCAGAGACCCACCTTCAAGCAGCTGGTGGAGGACCTAGACCGCATCCTCACTGTGACCTCCACCGAC GAGTACCTGGACCTGTCGGTGCCCTTTGAGCAGTACTCACCGGGCGGCCAGGACACCCCCAGCTCCAGCTCCTCGGGGGACGACTCTGTGTTTGCCCATGACCTGCTGCCCCCGGCCCCACCCAGCAGCAGCGGGAGCCTGCAGACGTGA
- the FGFR3 gene encoding fibroblast growth factor receptor 3 isoform X4, giving the protein MGALAWALAFCVALAVGTRAASGPPGADQRVVRRVTAVPGPEPSQQEQLVFGSGDTVELSCHSPAGGPTGPTVWVKDGAGLAPSDRVLVGLQRLQVLNASHEDSGAYSCRHRLTQHALCHFTVRVTDAPSSGDDEDGEDEAEDAAGAPYWTRPERMDKKLLAVPAANTVRFRCPAAGNPTPSISWLKNGKEFRGEHRIGGIKLRHQQWSLVMESVVPSDRGNYTCVVQNKFGSIRQTYTLDVLERSPHRPILQAGLPANQTAVLGSDVEFHCKVYSDAQPHIQWLKHVEVNGSKVGPDGTPYVTVLKTAGANTTDKELEVLSLRNVTFEDAGEYTCLAGNSIGFSHHSAWLVVLPAEEELVEAGEAGSVYAGVLSYGVGFLLFILVVAAVTLCRLHSPPKKGLAPAVHKVSRFPLKRQQVSLESNSSMNSNTPLVRIARLSSGEGPTLANVSELELPADPKWELPRARLTLGKPLGEGCFGQVVMAEAIGIDKDRATKPVTVAVKMLKDDATDKDLSDLVSEMEMMKMIGKHKNIINLLGACTQGGPLYVLVEYAAKGNLREYLRARRPPGTDYSFDTCKLPEEQLTFKDLVSCAYQVARGMEYLASQKCIHRDLAARNVLVTEDKVMKIADFGLARDVHNLDYYKKTTNGRLPVKWMAPEALFDRVYTHQSDVWSFGVLLWEIFTLGGSPYPGIPVEELFKLLKEGHRMDKPANCTHDLYMIMRECWHAVPSQRPTFKQLVEDLDRILTVTSTDEYLDLSVPFEQYSPGGQDTPSSSSSGDDSVFAHDLLPPAPPSSSGSLQT; this is encoded by the exons ATGGGCGCTCTGGCTTGGGCTCTCGCTTTCTGCGTGGCCTTGGCGGTCGGGACCCGCGCCGCCTCGGGGCCCCCGGGCGCAGATCAGCGCGTCGTGCGGAGAGTGACAG CGGTCCCGGGACCTGAGCCCAGCCAGCAGGAGCAGCTGGTCTTTGGCAGTGGGGACACCGTGGAGCTGAGCTGCCACTCGCCTGCAGGTGGTCCCACAGGACCCACTGTCTGGGTTAAGGACGGGGCAGGGCTGGCACCCTCGGACCGAGTCCTGGTGGGGCTGCAGCGGCTGCAGGTGCTCAACGCCTCCCACGAGGACTCCGGGGCCTACAGCTGCCGGCACAGGCTCACTCAGCATGCTCTGTGCCACTTCACCGTGCGCGTAACAG ATGCTCCGTCCTCGGGAGATGACGAAGATGGGGAGGACGAGGCAGAAGACGCAG CAGGGGCCCCTTACTGGACACGGCCCGAGCGGATGGACAAGAAGCTGCTCGCTGTGCCTGCCGCCAACACCGTTCGCTTCCGCTGCCCGGCCGCCGGCAACCCCACCCCGTCCATCTCCTGGCTGAAGAACGGCAAGGAGTTCCGGGGCGAACACCGCATCGGGGGCATCAAG CTGCGCCACCAGCAGTGGAGCCTGGTCATGGAGAGTGTGGTGCCTTCGGACCGCGGCAACTACACGTGTGTCGTGCAGAACAAGTTCGGCAGCATCCGGCAGACCTACACCCTGGACGTGCTGG AGCGCTCTCCGCACCGGCCCATCCTGCAGGCGGGGCTGCCGGCCAACCAGACGGCGGTGCTGGGCAGCGACGTGGAGTTTCACTGCAAAGTGTACAGCGACGCCCAGCCCCACATCCAGTGGCTCAAGCACGTGGAGGTGAACGGCAGCAAAGTGGGGCCCGACGGCACGCCCTACGTCACCGTGCTCAAG ACGGCGGGCGCTAACACCACCGACAAGGAGCTAGAGGTTCTGTCCTTGCGCAATGTCACCTTTGAGGACGCGGGGGAGTACACATGTCTGGCGGGCAATTCTATCGGGTTTTCCCATCACTCTGCGTGGCTGGTGGTGCTGCCAG CCGAGGAGGAGCTGGTGGAGGCTGGCGAGGCTGGCAGCGTGTACGCAGGCGTCCTCAGCTACGGGGTGGGCTTCCTGCTCTTCATCCTGGTGGTGGCCGCCGTGACACTCTGCCGCCTGCACAGTCCCCCCAAGAAGGGCCTGGCGCCCGCCGTGCACAAGGTCTCCCGCTTCCCGCTGAAGCGACAG CAGGTGTCCTTGGAGTCCAACTCATCCATGAACTCCAACACGCCGCTGGTGCGAATTGCCCGGCTGTCCTCGGGGGAGGGCCCCACTCTGGCCAACGTCTCTGAGCTGGAGCTGCCTGCAGACCCCAAGTGGGAGCTGCCCCGAGCCCG GCTGACCCTGGGCAAGCCCCTTGGGGAGGGCTGCTTCGGCCAGGTGGTCATGGCGGAGGCCATTGGCATTGACAAGGACCGGGCCACCAAGCCTGTCACTGTAGCTGTGAAGATGCTGAAAG ATGATGCCACAGACAAGGACCTCTCCGACCTGGTGTCAGAGATGGAGATGATGAAGATGATTGGGAAGCACAAGAACATCATCAACCTGCTGGGCGCCTGCACGCAGGGCG GGCCCCTGTATGTGCTTGTGGAGTACGCGGCCAAGGGCAACTTGCGGGAGTACCTGCGAGCCAGGCGGCCCCCGGGCACAGACTACTCCTTCGACACCTGCAAGCTGCCCGAGGAGCAGCTCACCTTCAAGGACCTGGTGTCCTGTGCCTACCAGGTGGCGCGGGGCATGGAGTACCTGGCCTCGCAGaag tgcatcCACAGGGATCTGGCAGCCCGCAATGTGCTGGTGACCGAAGACAAGGTGATGAAGATCGCAGATTTCGGCTTGGCTCGTGACGTGCATAATCTTGACTACTACAAAAAGACCACCAAT GGCCGGCTGCCCGTGAAGTGGATGGCGCCCGAGGCCTTGTTTGACCGAGTCTACACCCATCAGAGCGATGT CTGGTCCTTTGGTGTCCTGCTCTGGGAGATCTTCACACTGGGGGGCTCGCCGTACCCCGGCATCCCTGTGGAGGAGCTTTTCAAGCTGCTGAAGGAAGGTCACCGCATGGACAAGCCGGCCAACTGCACACATGACCT GTACATGATCATGCGAGAGTGCTGGCACGCCGTGCCCTCGCAGAGACCCACCTTCAAGCAGCTGGTGGAGGACCTAGACCGCATCCTCACTGTGACCTCCACCGAC GAGTACCTGGACCTGTCGGTGCCCTTTGAGCAGTACTCACCGGGCGGCCAGGACACCCCCAGCTCCAGCTCCTCGGGGGACGACTCTGTGTTTGCCCATGACCTGCTGCCCCCGGCCCCACCCAGCAGCAGCGGGAGCCTGCAGACGTGA